One window from the genome of Myxococcales bacterium encodes:
- a CDS encoding YebC/PmpR family DNA-binding transcriptional regulator codes for MGAGWKIAGKSETAAARGRIFTKLAREIIIAAKGGADLGGNPRLRAAVENAKKQSMPRDTIDRAIKKGSGQLDDAANFETVEYEGFTPHRVPVIVNCLTDNRNRTAGNIRTLFRKGQLGSAGAVAWDFDRLGMIEASPGPDAQAGGDADAAAIEAGAQDLEAADDGATRFFSEPTDVDLVSKGLTALGWVVTTAKIAWRAKNPVTLDEAAKAEVVAFLEALDEDDDVQDIYVGLA; via the coding sequence ATGGGCGCCGGATGGAAAATCGCAGGTAAATCAGAAACCGCAGCCGCGCGTGGGCGCATCTTCACCAAGCTCGCACGCGAAATTATTATCGCGGCCAAGGGCGGCGCGGACCTCGGCGGCAACCCGCGGCTGCGCGCCGCGGTGGAAAATGCCAAGAAGCAATCGATGCCGCGCGACACGATTGATCGCGCGATCAAGAAGGGCTCGGGTCAGCTCGACGACGCTGCCAACTTCGAGACTGTCGAGTACGAGGGCTTTACGCCGCACCGCGTGCCGGTGATCGTCAATTGCCTTACCGATAATCGCAATCGCACCGCCGGCAACATTCGCACCTTGTTTCGCAAGGGCCAGCTCGGTTCGGCGGGCGCGGTCGCGTGGGATTTCGATCGGCTTGGCATGATTGAGGCCTCGCCGGGACCCGACGCGCAGGCCGGCGGCGATGCCGATGCCGCGGCGATTGAGGCCGGCGCGCAAGATTTGGAAGCCGCCGACGACGGCGCGACGCGCTTCTTTAGCGAGCCGACCGACGTCGATCTCGTGAGCAAAGGCCTCACTGCACTTGGCTGGGTGGTGACCACTGCCAAGATTGCCTGGCGCGCGAAGAACCCAGTGACGCTCGACGAGGCGGCCAAGGCCGAGGTCGTCGCGTTTCTCGAGGCGCTCGACGAAGACGATGACGTGCAAGATATCTACGTCGGCCTAGCCTAG